The Plectropomus leopardus isolate mb chromosome 7, YSFRI_Pleo_2.0, whole genome shotgun sequence genome window below encodes:
- the pou3f2b gene encoding POU domain, class 3, transcription factor 2, protein MATAASNHYNILTSSASIVHSEPGSMQQATAYRDAQSLLQSDYPLQSNSHTLSHAHQWITALSHGEGAPWSSSPLGAEQDIKPAVQGARDEMHNSSSNLQHQSRPPHLVHQTHGNHHDGRAWRTTTAAHIPSMATTNGQSLIYSQPGFSVNGLIPGSGQGMHHHNLRDSHDDHHSPHLSEHGHPPSQHQHQHRPQSHHDHSDEDTPTSDDLEQFAKQFKQRRIKLGFTQADVGLALGTLYGNVFSQTTICRFEALQLSFKNMCKLKPLLNKWLEEADSTSGSPTSLDKIAAQGRKRKKRTSIEVSVKGALESHFLKCPKPAASEIIGLADSLHLEKEVVRVWFCNRRQKEKRMTPPGGALPGSEDVYGDTPPHHGVQTPVQ, encoded by the coding sequence ATGGCGACCGCAGCGTCTAACCACTACAACATCCTCACCTCCAGCGCATCCATCGTGCACTCGGAGCCCGGCAGCATGCAGCAAGCCACGGCGTACCGGGACGCGCAGAGCCTGTTGCAGAGCGACTACCCGCTTCAGAGCAACAGCCACACGCTTAGCCACGCACACCAGTGGATCACGGCGCTGTCCCATGGAGAGGGAGCCCCGTGGTCCTCCAGCCCGCTCGGCGCAGAGCAGGACATCAAACCCGCGGTGCAGGGCGCACGGGACGAGATGCACAACTCCAGCAGCAACCTGCAGCACCAGTCACGGCCGCCCCACCTGGTGCACCAGACACACGGGAACCACCACGACGGCCGGGCGTGGAGAACCACCACGGCGGCGCACATACCGAGCATGGCCACGACAAACGGTCAAAGCCTTATTTACTCCCAGCCAGGCTTCAGCGTCAACGGGCTGATCCCGGGCAGCGGCCAGGGGATGCACCACCACAACCTAAGAGACAGTCATGACGACCACCACAGCCCGCACCTCAGCGAACACGGTCACCCTCCGTCCCAGCATCAGCACCAGCACCGGCCGCAGAGCCACCACGACCACTCGGACGAGGATACGCCGACCTCGGACGACCTGGAGCAGTTCGCCAAGCAGTTCAAACAGCGGAGGATCAAGCTGGGCTTCACGCAGGCGGACGTGGGACTCGCTCTGGGGACCCTGTACGGAAATGTGTTTTCCCAAACCACCATATGCAGGTTTGAGGCCCTGCAGCTCAGCTTCAAAAACATGTGCAAGCTGAAGCCTCTGTTGAACAAGTGGTTGGAGGAGGCGGACTCCACCTCGGGCAGCCCGACCAGCCTGGACAAAATCGCGGCGCaggggaggaaaaggaaaaaacggACTTCAATCGAGGTAAGCGTAAAGGGAGCTTTGGAGAGCCATTTTTTGAAGTGCCCAAAACCGGCTGCGTCGGAAATAATTGGCCTGGCGGACAGTCTGCACCTGGAAAAAGAAGTGGTGAGGGTTTGGTTTTGTAACaggagacagaaggagaaaCGCATGACCCCTCCCGGAGGAGCTCTGCCGGGGAGCGAGGATGTGTACGGGGACACGCCGCCGCACCACGGGGTCCAGACTCCGGTCCAATGA